A genomic window from Sceloporus undulatus isolate JIND9_A2432 ecotype Alabama chromosome 9, SceUnd_v1.1, whole genome shotgun sequence includes:
- the PROSER3 gene encoding proline and serine-rich protein 3 isoform X1, which translates to MDSSLAIFSTLENPFLKTSSTRSHYHPSHAQPLRQEQQYKVRREASQVLRPSCLQHKNCPTSPKKAEMLSPPHLNFVPDVSYQEAKPSNSDSMSPFNVSWPSTERSSSSPSEQLVGGKALSSLKLSDVSDGESVIARYIERFRYGQPTNRKERKVPSDPSSQFWWLGNSFVSEENISRKESSPSSDSSQSGVKPSLFSSVQDQSPLGDLQDISTLDPETVSLQERAARLLQRSTSPSGNSRYISSEGLGSISTSTFTNANVDLAGPTPEHRAAHQCKGSRTADLFYFTQRSHPSLSMKPEEDILFQWRLRQKMQEASKAAAMIPSIAWRSQCSQPPSASSMVERADVKSPETTNLSSIGRKVLPTSESKHLCCCTDSVRKEPSFRQITETTSFRNETVKAGSAKQGVKKLIPQEAAVPAYVNLSPIPEPIPSGKQEAKEQTLQKDCITAYLESSSPLRAAETSKHFNQTISCHGQLAAEPDKKMHTEPKGNQRPYRSKQDQAKPVTVFRELPIIPAKQSVQHALGEVVAERLFSPPESPACHRDKPKRNKKDWGREEGMSNTVATPSHPQLLDMAAQLLEQAEDSDGTEFEDDPLLQILRAQREVLRSQLRAVGLRMAQDFS; encoded by the exons atggattccag TCTGGCTATATTCTCCACACTAGAAAAcccctttttgaagacatctagtACCCGGAGCCATTACCACCCTTCCCATGCACAGCCTCTGAGGCAGGAGCAACAATACAAAGTGAGAAGGGAAGCGAGTCAG GTTCTGAGACCATCCTGTTTGCAGCACAAGAATTGCCCCACCTCTCCCAAGAAGGCAGAAATGTTGAGCCCTCCACACTTAAACTTTGTGCCTGACGTCAGCTACCAAGAGGCAAAGCCCTCTAATTCAGATTCCATGAGCCCCTTCAATGTGTCATGGCCTTCGACTGAACGCagctcttcctctccctcagagCAGTTGGTGGGGGGCAAGGCCCTGTCCTCACTGAAGCTCTCAGATGTCTCAGATGGTGAATCAGTTATTGCCAG ATACATTGAGCGATTCCGTTATGGGCAGCCCACTAACCGTAAAGAACGCAAAGTACCGAGTGATCCCTCTTCACAGTTCTGGTGGCTTGGTAACTCATTTGTCTCTGAAGAAAACATCTCCAGAAAGGAATCATCACCATCTTCAG ATAGCAGCCAAAGTGGAGTGAAACCATCTCTGTTCAGTTCTGTACAGGACCAGTCTCCCTTG GGAGATTTACAGGACATTTCCACACTGGACCCAGAGACTGTGAGCCTCCAGGAGAGAGCAGCCAGGCTCTTACAGAGAAG CACTTCCCCCTCAGGTAACTCCAGGTACATAAGCTCTGAAGGTCTTGGCTCTATCTCTACATCTACGTTCACAAATGCTAATGTGGATTTGGCTGGGCCCACCCCAGAGCACCGTGCAGCACACCAGTGCAAAG GTAGCCGGACTGCtgatcttttttattttactcaAAGATCTCATCCCTCCTTGTCTATGAAACCAGAAGAAGACATCCTGTTCCAATGGCGCCTGCGGCAGAAGATGCAGGAAGCAAGCAAGGCTGCTGCTATGATTCCCTCTATAGCTTGGAGAAGTCAGTGCAGCCAACCACCTTCTGCTTCTAGCATG GTGGAAAGAGCAGATGTGAAATCACCAGAAACCACTAATTTGAGCAGCATAGGTAGGAAAGTGTTGCCAACATCTGAATCGAAACATCTCTGCTGCTGCACAGACTCTGTGAGAAAGGAACCAAGTTTCAGGCAAATCACAGAAACCACTTCCTTCAGGAATGAGACTGTGAAAGCTGGAAGTGCAAAGCAGGGAGTGAAGAAATTAATCCCCCAAGAGGCTGCTGTCCCTGCATATGTGAACTTGTCTCCCATACCAGAGCCTATACCCAGTGGaaaacaagaagcaaaagaaCAAACCCTACAGAAGGATTGTATTACTGCGTACTTGGAGTCTTCTTCCCCATTAAGGGCTGCAGAAACCAGTAAGCATTTCAACCAAACCATTTCATGCCATGGTCAACTGGCAGCTGAGCCTGATAAGAAAATGCACACTGAACCCAAAGGTAACCAGAGGCCATACAGATCCAAACAAGACCAAGCAAAACCAGTGACAGTCTTCAGAGAGCTACCTATCATCCCTGCTAAACAGTCGGTTCAACATGCCTTGGGAGAG GTGGTTGCAGAAAGGCTTTTCTCTCCACCTGAATCTCCAGCTTGTCATAGAGACAAACCAAAGAGGAACAAAAAGGACTGGGGCCGAGAGGAGGGTATGTCAAACACTGTTGCAACACCTTCACACCCCCAACTCCTGGACATGGCTGCTCAGCTCCTGGAACAGGCTGAAG attctGATGGCACAGAATTCGAGGATGATCCCCTCTTACAGATATTAAGGGCCCAGAGGGAGGTGCTGCGCAGCCAGCTGAG AGCTGTGGGCCTCCGGATGGCTCAGGATTTCTCTTGA
- the PROSER3 gene encoding proline and serine-rich protein 3 isoform X2 has protein sequence MLSPPHLNFVPDVSYQEAKPSNSDSMSPFNVSWPSTERSSSSPSEQLVGGKALSSLKLSDVSDGESVIARYIERFRYGQPTNRKERKVPSDPSSQFWWLGNSFVSEENISRKESSPSSDSSQSGVKPSLFSSVQDQSPLGDLQDISTLDPETVSLQERAARLLQRSTSPSGNSRYISSEGLGSISTSTFTNANVDLAGPTPEHRAAHQCKGSRTADLFYFTQRSHPSLSMKPEEDILFQWRLRQKMQEASKAAAMIPSIAWRSQCSQPPSASSMVERADVKSPETTNLSSIGRKVLPTSESKHLCCCTDSVRKEPSFRQITETTSFRNETVKAGSAKQGVKKLIPQEAAVPAYVNLSPIPEPIPSGKQEAKEQTLQKDCITAYLESSSPLRAAETSKHFNQTISCHGQLAAEPDKKMHTEPKGNQRPYRSKQDQAKPVTVFRELPIIPAKQSVQHALGEVVAERLFSPPESPACHRDKPKRNKKDWGREEGMSNTVATPSHPQLLDMAAQLLEQAEDSDGTEFEDDPLLQILRAQREVLRSQLRAVGLRMAQDFS, from the exons ATGTTGAGCCCTCCACACTTAAACTTTGTGCCTGACGTCAGCTACCAAGAGGCAAAGCCCTCTAATTCAGATTCCATGAGCCCCTTCAATGTGTCATGGCCTTCGACTGAACGCagctcttcctctccctcagagCAGTTGGTGGGGGGCAAGGCCCTGTCCTCACTGAAGCTCTCAGATGTCTCAGATGGTGAATCAGTTATTGCCAG ATACATTGAGCGATTCCGTTATGGGCAGCCCACTAACCGTAAAGAACGCAAAGTACCGAGTGATCCCTCTTCACAGTTCTGGTGGCTTGGTAACTCATTTGTCTCTGAAGAAAACATCTCCAGAAAGGAATCATCACCATCTTCAG ATAGCAGCCAAAGTGGAGTGAAACCATCTCTGTTCAGTTCTGTACAGGACCAGTCTCCCTTG GGAGATTTACAGGACATTTCCACACTGGACCCAGAGACTGTGAGCCTCCAGGAGAGAGCAGCCAGGCTCTTACAGAGAAG CACTTCCCCCTCAGGTAACTCCAGGTACATAAGCTCTGAAGGTCTTGGCTCTATCTCTACATCTACGTTCACAAATGCTAATGTGGATTTGGCTGGGCCCACCCCAGAGCACCGTGCAGCACACCAGTGCAAAG GTAGCCGGACTGCtgatcttttttattttactcaAAGATCTCATCCCTCCTTGTCTATGAAACCAGAAGAAGACATCCTGTTCCAATGGCGCCTGCGGCAGAAGATGCAGGAAGCAAGCAAGGCTGCTGCTATGATTCCCTCTATAGCTTGGAGAAGTCAGTGCAGCCAACCACCTTCTGCTTCTAGCATG GTGGAAAGAGCAGATGTGAAATCACCAGAAACCACTAATTTGAGCAGCATAGGTAGGAAAGTGTTGCCAACATCTGAATCGAAACATCTCTGCTGCTGCACAGACTCTGTGAGAAAGGAACCAAGTTTCAGGCAAATCACAGAAACCACTTCCTTCAGGAATGAGACTGTGAAAGCTGGAAGTGCAAAGCAGGGAGTGAAGAAATTAATCCCCCAAGAGGCTGCTGTCCCTGCATATGTGAACTTGTCTCCCATACCAGAGCCTATACCCAGTGGaaaacaagaagcaaaagaaCAAACCCTACAGAAGGATTGTATTACTGCGTACTTGGAGTCTTCTTCCCCATTAAGGGCTGCAGAAACCAGTAAGCATTTCAACCAAACCATTTCATGCCATGGTCAACTGGCAGCTGAGCCTGATAAGAAAATGCACACTGAACCCAAAGGTAACCAGAGGCCATACAGATCCAAACAAGACCAAGCAAAACCAGTGACAGTCTTCAGAGAGCTACCTATCATCCCTGCTAAACAGTCGGTTCAACATGCCTTGGGAGAG GTGGTTGCAGAAAGGCTTTTCTCTCCACCTGAATCTCCAGCTTGTCATAGAGACAAACCAAAGAGGAACAAAAAGGACTGGGGCCGAGAGGAGGGTATGTCAAACACTGTTGCAACACCTTCACACCCCCAACTCCTGGACATGGCTGCTCAGCTCCTGGAACAGGCTGAAG attctGATGGCACAGAATTCGAGGATGATCCCCTCTTACAGATATTAAGGGCCCAGAGGGAGGTGCTGCGCAGCCAGCTGAG AGCTGTGGGCCTCCGGATGGCTCAGGATTTCTCTTGA